One genomic window of Haloferax mediterranei ATCC 33500 includes the following:
- a CDS encoding OapC/ArvC family zinc-ribbon domain-containing protein, with amino-acid sequence MPHQCTTCGKVFPDGSKEMLSGCPNCGGNKFQFEPASSADGPAGGSDNTRTTGGAGTRDLTSSAADAVRDRAEQNQSRPGSGDDDSMTVSDWVSSGTTDKSTGQPEQSKGSAGQSTGPSDTARTSSTESKNTTESKNTRETSNAPKTEPKRGWGEWPAAPDDSESADSPRQETRKQPAPDSTGEQGRAPGNRQPGRINARETDEDNSQKSARSDVVTPEELAAADADRHESTQQEPGEPTPRTPSESTQTPNEAAPRSPNEATPTERPSGDGPKDAPADVDGTVIEPSSDDQPNLDQLREELNDQFESIKIVNPGQYELNLMELYDRDEYIISLREDGRYVIEVPDSWGPGERED; translated from the coding sequence ATGCCACATCAATGCACGACGTGCGGTAAGGTGTTCCCCGACGGCTCGAAGGAGATGCTCTCGGGGTGCCCGAACTGCGGCGGCAACAAGTTTCAGTTCGAGCCCGCATCCAGCGCTGACGGACCTGCGGGCGGCAGTGACAACACTCGTACGACGGGCGGTGCCGGAACGCGGGACTTGACATCCTCGGCAGCCGACGCCGTTCGTGACCGAGCAGAACAGAACCAGTCTCGACCCGGAAGCGGCGATGACGATTCGATGACCGTCAGCGACTGGGTGAGTTCCGGAACGACTGACAAGTCTACAGGGCAGCCAGAGCAGTCCAAAGGGTCGGCGGGGCAGTCTACTGGACCTTCGGACACCGCTCGAACGTCTTCCACTGAGTCGAAAAACACCACCGAGTCGAAAAACACTCGGGAGACATCGAACGCGCCGAAGACCGAACCGAAGCGAGGATGGGGAGAGTGGCCCGCCGCTCCCGATGACTCGGAATCTGCCGATTCTCCTCGTCAAGAGACGCGGAAACAGCCGGCTCCGGACTCGACTGGTGAGCAAGGGCGCGCACCCGGGAACCGCCAGCCCGGACGAATTAACGCCCGAGAGACCGACGAAGACAACTCACAGAAGAGCGCCCGAAGCGATGTCGTCACGCCGGAAGAGCTCGCGGCCGCCGATGCGGATCGGCACGAGTCAACCCAACAGGAACCGGGTGAGCCGACTCCACGGACCCCAAGCGAATCCACCCAGACGCCGAACGAGGCCGCACCACGGTCACCGAACGAGGCCACACCAACTGAGCGGCCATCGGGTGACGGACCGAAAGACGCACCGGCAGATGTCGACGGGACGGTCATCGAACCGTCCTCCGACGACCAACCGAACCTCGACCAACTCCGCGAAGAACTCAACGACCAGTTCGAGAGCATCAAAATCGTCAATCCCGGCCAGTACGAACTCAATCTTATGGAACTGTACGACCGCGACGAGTACATCATCTCGCTCCGCGAAGACGGTCGGTACGTCATCGAGGTCCCCGACTCGTGGGGTCCCGGTGAGCGCGAAGACTGA
- a CDS encoding DUF2073 domain-containing protein: MPEATASDNGSDGVQIDLFSGNRMANLASMEKIRLILDGVRDGNIVILEEGLSPDEESKLIEVTMAEISPDEFNGIEIETYPRSQTADQSFLDRLMGRQSTQKLTVIGPANQIQTLHKDENLISALVSRK; encoded by the coding sequence ATGCCTGAAGCAACGGCGTCCGACAACGGTTCCGACGGGGTTCAGATAGACCTCTTCAGCGGGAATCGAATGGCCAATCTCGCCAGCATGGAGAAGATACGGCTTATCCTCGATGGCGTCCGCGACGGGAATATCGTCATTCTCGAAGAGGGACTTTCGCCGGACGAGGAGTCGAAGCTCATCGAGGTGACGATGGCCGAAATCAGCCCCGACGAGTTCAACGGCATCGAAATCGAGACGTATCCGCGTTCGCAGACCGCAGACCAGAGCTTCCTCGACCGACTTATGGGTCGGCAATCGACGCAGAAGCTCACGGTTATCGGTCCCGCGAACCAGATTCAGACGCTCCACAAAGACGAGAATCTCATCAGCGCGCTCGTCTCACGAAAGTAG
- a CDS encoding Era-like GTP-binding protein, with protein sequence MGLLTDLRDSISRVVDRLFSESEPKRIGIYGPPNAGKTTLANRIARDWTGDAIGPESHIPHETRRARRKENVEIERNGKKVTIDIVDTPGVTTKVDYKEFLEHDMEKDDAVRRSREATEGVAEAMHWLREDVDGVVYVLDSTKDPISQVNTMLIGIIESQDLPVLIFANKIDLEDSNVERIANAYPQHETVELSALEGENMDEVYAKIAEYFG encoded by the coding sequence ATGGGACTGCTTACAGATCTCAGAGACAGCATCTCACGAGTCGTTGACCGGCTCTTTTCGGAGAGCGAGCCGAAGCGGATCGGTATTTATGGCCCGCCCAACGCCGGGAAGACGACTCTCGCAAATCGTATCGCCCGTGACTGGACCGGTGACGCAATCGGTCCCGAGAGCCACATCCCTCACGAAACTCGCCGCGCGCGGCGGAAGGAGAACGTCGAAATCGAGCGGAATGGCAAGAAAGTCACAATCGACATCGTCGACACGCCGGGTGTCACGACGAAGGTCGACTACAAAGAGTTCCTCGAACACGACATGGAGAAAGACGACGCCGTCCGTCGGTCCCGCGAGGCGACCGAAGGCGTCGCGGAAGCCATGCACTGGCTCCGCGAGGACGTTGACGGTGTCGTCTACGTGCTCGACAGTACGAAAGACCCGATTTCGCAGGTCAACACGATGCTCATCGGTATCATCGAGAGTCAGGACCTGCCCGTGCTCATCTTCGCGAACAAGATCGACCTCGAAGATTCGAACGTCGAACGCATCGCGAACGCGTACCCACAGCACGAGACAGTCGAACTTTCGGCACTCGAGGGAGAGAACATGGACGAAGTGTACGCGAAGATAGCGGAGTACTTCGGGTGA